The Cloacibacterium sp. TD35 region TTGTAGGAGCGGCTTTGAAAGTTCTGGAAATGCTTTCTAAAGACACTTCACTTCGTGATAAAGTCATGGAAAACGCAGAATATTTCCGTACGGAAATGAAAGCCAAAGGTTTTGATATTCCAGATGGTGATGCTGCGATTGTTCCTGTAATGTTATACGATGCTAAATTAGCGCAAACTTTTGCAGAAAAAATGATGGAAAACGGCGTTTATGTAATCGGTTTCTTCTACCCAGTAGTTCCGAAAGGAAAAGCGAGAATTAGAGTTCAGCTTTCTGCAGGACATACCCGTGAACATTTAGATAAAGCCATTGCTGCTTTCGAAAAAGTAGGAAAAGAATTAGGCGTTATTTCTTAATCAATGAAATAAAAAAAGATAAAATTAAAGCGGATGAAAGTCCGCTTTTTTTATTCTCTTTTATTAGGATTGATGGGTTTTTCTTTGGTGATGACTATTCCGCGGATATAGTTTCGGTCTTGATAAACCCAAACGCTTAAAAATTTAATTTCAGGATTCTTTTCCGTTTTTGCATTGAAAATAAACAATTCTACAGGATCTGAAGTCAATGAAATTTTATAGAAATAAGCAGAGTTGAGATTTTGCAATTCTATTTTTCCTAAATCTGTTTCATTTTTTTGACAGATATCACTTATTTTTTCATCTAAAAACATCTCAAATTTCTTGGCAATATTGAATTTTTCAAAAGAGGTGAAGTTCTTATTTTCACATTTATTGAGAAACTCTTGAATAAAATTTTTGGCAATGGTTTGTCTTTCTGTGTTAATGTTTTTATCCGAAATTTTCTTGTAATAACTTTGAGCTGAAAGTAAAGAACTGAAAAATAAGGCAATAATGATGAGGTTTTTCATGGTTTAAATTTCCTCAAAACTAATATTTTTTAACGAAATAAAATAAGATTTGAGCAGAATTTCCCTATTTTCGCCAACTCATAACTTATAACTAAATAAAATGTTCAGCAAAGAAGAAGCTGCAAAAATAAAAAAGGAATTTTGGACCAGTTTCGGGAAGTCGTTTCCGAAGAAATGGATTTTGTACGATACTAAAATCAAAGATTTCGCTTTTAAATTCTATTGTGATAACAAAAAAGCTGAGGTTTCTATAGACATAGAAATGAAAGATGAAATCTTCAGAAATGCTTATTATGAAAAGCTTTGGTCTTTAGAAGGGATTTTAGAAGATGAACTGAAATGCGAGGTGTATAAAGATGAATTCTACACCTTAGAAAACGGAAAAGTGATTTCTAGATTTTGGGTGGAAAAACATGGAGTTTCCATCTACAATAAAAACACGTGGCGAGAAATTTTCGAATTTTTTGTCGAAAAAATGACTGCTTTTGAAATGGTGTATTATGAATACGAAGATTTTATAAAAGATGTGTAAAAAATCCTTAAAGTTTTAAACTTTAAGGATTTATAATTTATCCGAATTTCTTCTTTCTCAACCAGAAGAAAATTCCACCGAGAAGTCCTAAAATTGCAAGAGGAGTTAATAAATTAAACCATTGCCAGTTTGTTTTTTCTTCGTCTATTCTTCTTCTGTCTAGCAAGCGAGATTCTATATTTCTGTTTCTGAGTTCTATGAGATTAGAATCATCGAGAAGCCAATCTAAGCAGTTTCTCAAAAATTGTTCGTTTCCGTAGAGTTGGTCGGTTAATAAATCTGCTCCTAAAGGTAAGTTTTGACCTTTCATCATTTGATTTCGGCCAACATCACCATCAGAAATAACAATCATTTTATTGTTTTCAGACACTTCAT contains the following coding sequences:
- a CDS encoding DUF4268 domain-containing protein; its protein translation is MFSKEEAAKIKKEFWTSFGKSFPKKWILYDTKIKDFAFKFYCDNKKAEVSIDIEMKDEIFRNAYYEKLWSLEGILEDELKCEVYKDEFYTLENGKVISRFWVEKHGVSIYNKNTWREIFEFFVEKMTAFEMVYYEYEDFIKDV